One stretch of Pedobacter riviphilus DNA includes these proteins:
- a CDS encoding PAS domain-containing sensor histidine kinase translates to MVELNKALFCNLGDRSVDGYFIFNCTAQNFSYLNKSISNIWELGLDEIMANPRLLAEQVHTEDLTHVISCYQECVEEDGTEKKYEFRLLFADREKYVRVIVFVVADGGVKYLVGTVEDTTVMRHNKIHIEQINARKNITLEVLAHDLKEPLGMMKLTASSMEDGIAQTGDEQMMNSLAFIKEMCERNLLLVRSMINREFLKSSIVEIGKERADLVWELRDVVRFYKRSKLGKMKNIKFTSAAEHIYLRLDSMKFLQVINNLISNAIKFTADYGNITLHAEEYESTVLITVADDGIGIPEELQAGLFNHLPETLRPGLKGEESGGFGMGIIKAIVDLHRGKIWFKSKIGVGTTFYIELPK, encoded by the coding sequence ATGGTCGAATTGAATAAAGCGCTTTTTTGTAATCTTGGCGACCGTTCTGTTGATGGTTATTTTATTTTTAACTGCACGGCGCAAAATTTCTCGTACCTCAATAAATCTATCAGTAATATCTGGGAACTCGGCCTCGATGAAATTATGGCCAATCCACGACTACTGGCAGAGCAGGTACACACTGAAGATTTGACACATGTAATATCCTGTTACCAAGAATGCGTTGAAGAAGATGGTACAGAGAAAAAATATGAATTCCGTTTGCTTTTTGCTGATAGAGAGAAATATGTGCGGGTAATTGTGTTTGTAGTTGCAGATGGAGGCGTAAAGTATTTAGTAGGTACGGTAGAAGATACTACGGTAATGCGCCATAATAAAATCCATATCGAACAAATAAATGCCCGGAAAAACATAACCTTAGAGGTATTGGCGCATGATTTAAAAGAACCACTTGGCATGATGAAATTAACAGCTTCATCAATGGAAGATGGTATAGCACAAACGGGTGATGAACAAATGATGAATTCATTAGCCTTTATTAAGGAGATGTGCGAACGTAATCTGCTTCTGGTACGCAGCATGATTAACCGCGAGTTTTTAAAATCATCGATCGTAGAAATTGGCAAGGAACGGGCTGATTTGGTTTGGGAGCTTAGAGATGTGGTTCGTTTTTATAAACGATCGAAGCTAGGTAAAATGAAGAACATTAAATTTACAAGCGCTGCTGAACATATTTATCTGCGCCTTGATAGTATGAAGTTTTTGCAGGTCATAAATAACCTAATCTCGAACGCAATAAAATTTACTGCCGATTATGGAAATATTACTTTACATGCCGAAGAATATGAAAGTACCGTTTTAATTACGGTGGCTGATGATGGGATTGGAATTCCGGAAGAGCTACAAGCGGGGCTTTTTAACCATTTGCCGGAAACGTTAAGACCAGGCCTTAAGGGTGAAGAATCGGGAGGGTTTGGTATGGGCATAATCAAGGCCATTGTTGACTTACATCGGGGAAAAATCTGGTTTAAGAGCAAAATCGGTGTTGGAACCACCTTCTATATCGAGCTACCTAAGTAG
- a CDS encoding bacteriophage CI repressor encodes MTTQQLKQGEILERLVRRDRMGISELSRKLHVSRRTIYNWFGQDRIGHEVIWQVGKLLGQDLSSAFPEAFPKYSPESVNQTADPGKQIGSDNNSVYFWMNKYIHLLEKYNDLLITEEHQELDPINKEFPLRNKKSETFLYQ; translated from the coding sequence ATGACAACACAACAACTAAAACAAGGAGAAATTCTTGAGCGCTTAGTGCGCAGAGATCGCATGGGCATCAGTGAGCTTTCGAGGAAGCTTCATGTAAGCCGCAGAACAATTTACAACTGGTTTGGTCAAGACAGAATTGGGCATGAAGTAATTTGGCAGGTAGGCAAATTATTAGGTCAGGACCTTTCTTCTGCATTTCCAGAAGCTTTCCCTAAGTACAGCCCCGAATCCGTCAATCAAACTGCAGATCCTGGTAAGCAAATCGGTTCGGATAATAATTCTGTGTATTTCTGGATGAATAAATATATTCATCTGTTAGAAAAATACAACGACCTTCTAATTACAGAAGAGCATCAAGAGCTCGATCCAATTAATAAGGAGTTTCCACTTAGAAATAAAAAATCTGAAACATTTTTATATCAATAA